The segment TGTTGGGTTTCGGATATAGAGACAGCAGCACGTGCTGCATCAACAGGAGCATCGATGGCCAGACAAGACCCTTGTCCTGTTTTGTCTTGCTCTTGGcaatttcttttcttttgccaAGGTGTTGAGATGAACAGACGTGGAACTGGGAGACAGGGTCCAGAGGCCAGAAGCCATTCCCAGCCTGGTATCCTCTTGGCCTCAAGTTTCATCTATTTGCAGGCAAAAAAGACGCCACGACTCAAGAGGCAAACAACCAACAAATTTAGTGTATTTTGTGCATTCTTAAAATTGTGGAATTTATGTGACACGATGCGCCAATAGATCAgattaaaacgagggggaacgttgtgagttgctgcggacaccgttatacccgatacttagtcagtatggctctcctccggcagacgccgctaatattgaacgacacgacaaagagtgcgtgcgagagagacagaaaatcagtctgagcgtgacgtcgggcgctgcgtagccactgcaaattgatttgttcctattggctataaaaatgatctgatctgatccagattcagcaatctgatagatatggtcattatctatgattctgcgtttagttttctcgaatgtgcaatattgtggatgcaacagattttcgtcctttgtgtgggcggaagggggtggggcgaaattttgagatacacgttttatagtaagatctaacagaagtgcggataccaaatttggttactctagccttaatagtctctgagatttttgaatatccccagattttcgtcctttgcgggggcggaagggggtgtggcgaaattttgaaacaaactcgtctcggtccgatgtattaggagtgtggataccaaatttggttgctctagcttttaaagtctctgagatctaggcgctaatgttttactctaagcaaagccggctatgctacgtgtgtgttagagagagacagggcgagaaaaaaaaaaattgttttcttgatgctggctataataataatacgatccaattctctacaattctacttttttggttttctcatatctttaaaattgtggatgcaacagattttcgtcctttgtgtgggcggaagggggtggggcgaaattttgagatacacgttttatagtaagatctaacagaagtgcggataccaaatttggttactctagccttaatagtctctgagatttttgaatattcccagattttcgtcctttgcgggggcggaagggggtgtggcgaaattttgaaacaaactcgtctcggtccgatatattaggagtgtggataccaaatttggctgaactagcttttatagtctctgagatctaggcgctaatgttttactctaagcaaagccgcctatgctacgtgtgtgttagagagagacagggcgagaaaaaatgaaattgttttcttgatgctggctataataataatacgatccaattcagattccgcagtcttaaagatatggtcattctgaaggggacggacagacggacggacagacagacggacagacggacagacagacagacagacagggcccaatcgaatcggctattgatggtgatcaagaatatatatactttatggggtcggaaacgattccttctggacgttacacacatccacttttaccacaaatctaatataccccaatactcattttgagtatcgggtataaaaacattagATCCAACGAAGCAAGCTCCGAACAGACAATGCGGGTGATAGAGAAGAGTTATATGGACCGAAACCTTCAGATGGAACGGCAAGCCGAAACTTCAAGAATAGAATTTCTACAAGCTATTAATCTAGCTCTTTCAAACAGACTATTAGCCTACTAGAATATCTTTATTTCCGTTAGTACATACTCCCAAACAAAAATtttcaaatttaaaaacaCGCACACAAGTTAGATATTAATCGGGAAACCCAAATATATCAGCAAAAAAAGAGCGGTAACGTTATGAGTAGCGGCAAGGGCCGCGGCTCTGATTTTATTTCCTTTACTCAGTCAAAATATAGGGGAGCTTATGATTTGTGCTGCTTACTATATATTTACTATATATTTCATACGTAATTATACGTGTTCTCCGGATCCGGTATCGAAGCCGATAACTGCCGcattctctcgctctcttttgTTACCGCTGTTCGCAAAAGGGACGAAGTAAATCGCTGGTTAAGGGGAGGAGGATCTCTAATTTCTCTAAATTTGTTTAGCACTTGTCACAGAGAGAAAGGGAGGAGCCACGAGCGATAATAATGTTCTAATGTTAGTTCTGTTACGCCGGTTCGAGTTCTATTCGAGTATTTACTACGTAAAATAAGAAGTACATTCATTCACATTAACAGGCATGAAGGACTTGACAGGAGAACCACTTTACATGATACGATAACAAGGCATCTCAATTTCAATATGCGCCACAGATTAGCAGACCATTCCCCGCTGGAAAGTTTTAATGTCGCACAAAGTTCGTCAGTGCCCTCTGGCCAATAAACAATATTGCGATAAATTTGCGGCAGCAATGTAATTAAATTACTTAGCAAGTACCTGGCAGAACCCACCGCCAGGAAATGCACCACGAGAAATCCTTTTAACAGGTCTGCAAAATGCCAAACGTAGGCCGCACAGGGCCGGCCTGGGGCGGGCGCTTGGCTCAGGGGCATATTTCCATAAAGCCACCGCAATAACCGCTGTCAATGTGCGGATTAACACATCAATTACCAATACATATACGGGAAAGGCAGTACGGAAAAGAGAGACGCATACGGATACGGACTGAGGAGTGGGAAGTGAGGCAATGGGAATCCCTGTGAGTGGGGGCTAGGGCTACTGATTGCTTGCAGTGACAAAAATTTTATTTTGCGgagtaatttaattaatttcaaaTTTTCGAAATCCAGCCACAGCTTGCTGGCGGAAAAACAATTTGAATTCCATGCTGGCCAGCAACAAACGTCATAATACCTCCCGTTCTAGTCGTTACCATTCACATTCACAGTTATGACGTGAATGAAGTGAAAATGTAACCATTTCCAGGCCCGTCTGGTCCCGTCCAGAGCCGGACACTGGATAACTAAATTAATTCGATAATTGACTTCCATTCTCTTGTCTGCCCCACGCATTCACCCCTTCAGGCTGCGAGGCAAACTGTTGATGCTGCCCCATGGACCATGGACCATGACCATGGCCTTCTTCTGCACACTTCTGCACctcctggctcctggctcttggctggtttttcttttttatggGCGGCGCACAGAGAAAACATAAAAACGTCTGTTCCGTGTTGCATATGGAAAACTGCCTAAAGTTGGCTGAAAAAATGAGTGCGAGCGAGCGACCGAAAAGAAGTCGCAAAAGGAAATGTTGCAAAGTAGTAAAGGCTAGGCTAATGGCAATAGCATGACGACCCCCAAGGAAAGAAAAAAGTACCAGAGGATGTGGCAGACGGAAAGACAAGAAAACATGTCCAAGAGACCAGGCCACGCCAAGGAGTAGGAAGCCAGAAGCCAGTCAGGAAGTTTTTATAGTTGTGCAAGTGCATGTGATTGCTTTATGAGCTACAGATGAAGTGGTCGGAACGTCCGGTTCCAACTACAGGTCCAGGCCCAAGTCCGGGCTGTCATTTAGTTAATTATAAGCAATTAGCAGCGGATGTTGCCACCCGAAAGTTAAATATAAGGCTCCCAAATCTATTGAATATTTTTTGGCTTTGCAAACGAGTCACGGCTGTCACGAAACATTTAAAAATCTTCTGAACAGCTACTGGTGTCGATGTAGCTAGGACCTGTAGCTGTATGTCATTCGAATCCTGACGGATCAAAACGCAGTGATCATTGATGTTACGGGCTTAAACCAACCAAAATCAGCAGGTTGTCGATGTTTAAAACACTATTTTGACGTTAAGAAGTCAAGACTGGTGTTAATATTATTGCAAAATTATGTACCAATCTGATGACTTTCGGAAAATTTTCCAACGTCCTTTGCCAAACTCCTTCACAATTAGACAGCAAGAAGATCAATATTGTCTGCCTTTAGTAAAGGGTTCACCGAATATGCTGGAAATATACGACAGTGGTAAATCCAATTTAACCCACATTAAAGTTGCGCTTGAAGTAGAACCGTGTCTACTTATGTTTTCGAACAACACGGCAGAAGACTTCACCTTTTTAGACAACTTTCCAGCTTGTTACACGTTAATCCGTTGCATGCTCTTGGGCGTCGGGGTTGCCCCATGAGTGGGTTCGAGATGCGTGCAGGTGTGTCCTGACTATTTATCAATTTATTACGCGCAAAAGTTCCTGTTGTGGCCTTAACCCGCAGCTAGTTTCTGTCTCTGACAGCGCTCAACGCTCTATGGGAATTCGCTTGTCGATGGGTGCGAGCCGCTGAATTAGCCTGGCCCACAGacacgtacatatgtacatatgtacgtatttCCCGTACACGGAaacggatacggatacggacTCGGGAGCTTGCATCAGGTGGCTGGGCCTTGTTAACGGACTTATGCAGCGCTAATAAAACTTGCTCgctgcaaattgatttataTGGGAGAGCGGGGCCAACAATTGCGGAGCtgagccgagccgagccaGGCCATGTCGGGGAGCAAGGAAAACTTTTAATTTTCCAAATGTATTCGCCGACAGAGAAGCTGATGTCTTCGATGGGCCACGCACATAAAGAACGAACCCAACTAGAGacagagccaaagccagagtcagagccagagagagTCCCAGAGAGAGCCAAGGTGGAATTTAGGGCCAACGGAGCCAACGTAAAAACTGGAAAATTATGACCAAAATGAGAATTTAATCGAAGTACGTGAGCggaaaaatgaaaatttgacTGCAACTGGGGAGAGCGTCTGACTGGCCAAGTGCAATCTCATGCAATTTTTATCATGGCCACAAATGCTGCtccgcctccacctccacctccacctcctgcGACTGCAGCGCTTCCGCCTCTCGCTGCATCATCATCAACACTGTCTTCATCTTCTTATGCGTTACCTGCATCCCAGTCCTAGTCGTGGCAGTTGCGCAAATTAATGCCGCCGACACTGACTCTTGCTTTCTTTCCAACTCTGGCGTTTACCTCTGCGTCTGCCCCTGCACGATTCCCACACGCAGCCAGACAGAAAATTCTCAAATGAGTCAACAGTAgaaaaattgtttattttattaccCGGCCCGGCCAAGGGAGAGGGGGGTTTAATGGCACTCGATCTCTGCGATTGTAGGAAAGAAACGTGATAAATATCAGAACAGACAAAGATGAACCTTGTAAGAGATTAACATCACTGAGTAACCGTTACCAACACTAACTGCATACTGGGTGTGACTCTTTGGAAACAAACGTAAACAGTTTGTATATGGTAAACGGACTCGGCAAAAGGTTACTGTTCGAATCAGCAGCTTCTAATAGTTATTAAAATAGTGACGATATTACTATAACCTCTTATAATATCTTCAATCCCAATGCTCTTAAATGATCTGTAGTCGCGCTTATCTAGCGAACAATAACACCTCAAACTATAATCTAACAATGGAGAAATCTTATAAATGTAAATCTGTAGTCGGAGCTACCGAAAAAGCTCGGCAGCTTCCAACAGCTTAGGGGCCAATTCGAAAGCTCCACTCGATGTGGGGCCCTCAGCTCCAGCCGTGGCACTGACGATCTGCCGCCAGTCACGTCACTGGCCGTCGTATAAAACCAAATGCCGGGCCTGCGATGCAACCAGTTGCGTGCTACTAGTCGCCAGGTGAACAagtgagagagaaagagagctgTATCCCAGAGACTGTGTTCAGTTGAGTTCCGTTGAGTTAAGCGTGTGTAACAATGTGCGGAAAGGGCCGACTGTTGAGAGCGATGGAGGTAGCCAgtgtggtgctggtgctgggaCTGCTGCTGGCCTTGGCGGGTGTCAGCGAGGGTCGCCCCATGGATCTGTACGATGATGTGAGCGACTTCTTTGATGCCATTTCTTTGGACGATGTGGCCAATACGGGCCGCAACACGCATCCGGAGCAGTTCTGCCTGATGCCGGCCCGCAAAGGCGTATGTCGGGCCCTCATACCGCGATGGCGCTACGATCCCGAGCAGAAGAAGTGTGTGGAGTTCAAGTTCGGTGGCTGCGATGGCAACGAGAACAATTTCTCCAGCTACAAGGACTGCATGTCCACCTGCGAGGGAATGTAGGGGTCACCAAGAtcaggagctggagctggagctacTGCTGATCGGCCAATATGGTCGATGTGTTGCCAAAGGCGCCTGCTTTTCTTTCGAGCTCTGCAAAGTAGCAGAACCAAAGGCAGCATTTAATTTAAcccacatacacatacacaacATAATCTATTCAAATCTATTCGATTGTCTCTTCTGTACACGTAATATTTATATAGTTTCTGTCATTGATCCATTTATTTCGGAGGTGTCCCACACCACCGATCCACCTAGAGCTTAAGTTATTGTgataaaataaatcaaattgaTTCATCATGAAATAAAGAGTTTGATACTGAAACTGAATTAAAAAATGTTTTACAATTTTACGAAGAAGAAATGCAATCACAAACTGTGGAAACGAGCTCTAACTTGACTTCTTCTATAGAAGACTGTAAAAAGAGTATACACTAAGATTTGAGACCGAAAGATACATGGCGAGGGAATATGCAGGTCGGATCTCAAGCTCTCACTTAAATCTGGATACAAATCCACCGAATACCTCTACATTTGTAATGCTTAATTTTCGAATGAAAGTCTGTTGAATTGGCTAAATTAATATATCTGTTTATACTCTTCCGGCTCAAAAATGTATTGTATTAACACAACGTTACCCAATCattcaaataaaataaagtttatttgcaATACATAGAATAACAAGTTATTAACGTTTGCACATATTTTAACAACTAAAGAAAAAATACATCATTTACTGGTTATTCTCGAAACAGATCACTTCCCACAGTTTGGCGAATAACCGCAAAGAATCGATAGGTGATGCTCATCAGCTGTCAAACCAGGAAAAATGTTATTCAAATAATATGAGCGGAAACGGAAAGAGCCactttatacccggtactccgCAAGTGTTTGccaatatttttatatattcgaTTTTACCTGTTTCCATTTTTCTTAgcatttttattttataacACATCTGTATTTTTTCGCTTTTCTCGCACCAACACTAAccatttttttccttttgtttcgCTTTTTGCATTGGGCTAGTGATGTCGATCACgaatatgtatactttatgtAGTTGGAAACCTTTCCTTCTGGCTATTACATACACTTCCACATATACATACCTTCATACTCTTCGAGTACGGGGTATAAAGAGAGGTTCACTCACGATCTTAAAGTTGTCGAGGGATATAACGATAATTCCCTTTGCAGATATCTCCGCTGGACGCTGGGCGCGAGCCATAATAAGGAGGAGGTCTTTCTTATACCGTATGGATCTATCATACCAATTCTGAAGATAGGCAGCCATGTAAATGCTGAAACTCTGAAGGGAAAAGAGTTAGTGTTTACCGAgcttatatgtatgtacatcgTACCAAGTCGATAAGCCGCTGCCCATAGGAGCTGACCATACAGAACTGGGCAGCAACGCTGGCGAAGAGCATCATGTAGGAGATTCCCGCCGCATTCAGACCCTGGACAACGGTGTAAAAGGCCATGCAGCAGAGCAGACTGGCTGTGGTAAAAAGATTGGAGGCCAAGAGAAGGCCAAAAACCTGATTCACCTCCTTGTGCAAGCTTTAACAAAGTGCAAAGCTTATTAAATATCCGTGAAGTGAAAACCTCCCACCTGAGGATCTGCTGATGTTTCTGCACGAAGCTGCACAAGAACTCACAATCCGCTCGTTCTCGTTCTCGACTTGGAAGGTATGCGGCCAGCTTCTTGGCCAGATATCCAAAGTGCATGCAGATCTGGCTCGAGACACACATCATCCAGAGATCTGTGCCCAAACTGACGTTGACAATGAACTGGCTGTAGGTAAAGTCCATGATATAGGCTACAGCATAGCCTAGGGGAGTATCCACGCGGAAACTGAGCCGCGTTGGAAAGATTCGAAGAAAGAGAAACTGTGCATCGTTCCCCTGTAGAATATACATTGTGAACGACTGAAGAAGAGGCCCTAATGCCATCAGAGCCATCACGAAGTAGTAAAAGTACAACACATATCGCGTCGTTCGGGGAAGATGGTATCTGTTAACCTCGTACTCCCTCCGAAGCGAATCGTCCGTAGGATACAACTCCTGCAAACCTAGGATTAACGTACAAAGCCGTTTGCGGTAGATTATGAGTGTGACAAACTTCACTTCTGCACTGAGCATGTAGTAGAAGTGTATTGCCTGGCGCATGATCTTGGATGGACTCCCGGCCACAGACTCCCACTGAATAATCCTGAGAGCCACGAAAGAGGCCTCATAGCAGTTGCAGGCAATGCATAGGAAAAAGTAGCAGCGTAGGAGAACCTTTTGCCACGATAGACTGGCCGAGTCCAGAAAGTCGTATCCCAATGTCTTAGACATTATGTTCGCAAAAAAGATAAAGTCCTGGTATTCACGTTGCTTCTCCATCTCCTTcatctttttgttttgctgcCTTTCGACTCCGGACATTTCAAAGGGTTTGTTTCTCAACTCTAAACTGGTTTGTGTTTCTCAGGAATAGTTGGTTTTATATCCTCCAAGGTAGGAAAACATCTATCGATTGTCCTATACATAATTGTCGATTGAATAATTTATGTTCTAATTGTTTTGTTAAGTGTTAGGAAATTATTTAGTTGACGGTGCTATTAATACTCttgaataataaataatttgTCTGTCCCGGATCAATCAATGGTCGTTTAGTGTAAACTGTTATTCAAATTCATCATTCACTTGGATCCTTTATATACTAAATGTTATTTAGTTACTATAATGTAGTCTAGACTTTTCTAGAAACTACCCAAGCTAAAGATGGAAAACCATTCATTGAATACTTACCAGCATTTATGCCTCATGTCTCATGCCTCATGCCTTATGTCTGCGGCCTCACATTGTTTGCAACTGAGTGTCGGCGGCTTTGGTTCGCCGCAGTTTGCCCCTttgctgctttgctgctttGCCAGAGGCAAAAATCATTCAATGCGGCTTTACTTTCATAGATTTCACTTGGAAATGGCCCAAGCCCAACGCTCAGGTCTCTCAATGCAAAACTGGCCCATTCATGCGGGCCAGCACTCAATCGATCGATTGATCGATCGTTCTACAACATCAAATGGACAAACAAGATCAAATAGCTGCAAAGGTCACATGGAGAGACAGATGAGTAGACCACGTCAATGGATTCCCAGTTGGGTCTAGGTGAACCACTACGATCCACACCGTCAGCGGTAAAAATACGCACAGATACGGGCAGGCGGACGAACAAACCGGTGAGAAACCCACGCCAAAGCCATCGACGAAGCAAGCAAACATAAACAATTGGAAGGTGCGAATTTATGCTAAAACGATTGGCAATAAACCAAAAGAGGAAAAAACGAAATAAGTAACTCAAAATCTAATTCAACAAATATGCATAATTTTGAATCGAAGTCGCTGAAGCAAGACCTAGTCGAGGGCAAATCGAGGGTCTGGTCTGGGGCCTGGACTTGGGGCCAGAACTTGGACCGGGACTGGAGTTTGGCATGGGCGAATTTCCAAAATATTCGCATTTGAACCTGTATGTGCGGGCCTGCTGCACACGTACCTGAGCGTACACTTGTAGTAAAATATATTTGTATTCCCATTCGTCTATTCGTATATAGGTTTCTTTTATAAACAACGTATTGGATCAATGACTTAAAGCCGCTCACCAAAACAAAACGCGAAAATGCGGGCTTTACTGATCCAAATAAATCGAGCTGAGCGTAGTTGCAACATATGATAGCAACCGGCGACTGAACCGGCAGCTACTAGAGCTCTTACGGTGCTCTGATACCCTGGGTGGATGTTTATGTTGATTATGACGAACAGTTGGCTATCCCTTGCTCCAAATATATACATTAATTCCATGGAATCAACTAAAATCTACCCCAAATGTGTTCTAGATAtaaacacatacatataccatTCAGATGGCGCTATCTTTCTTCATACCTTCATGATTGATTAAGAATGGTTATATTTATTGGAACATTCGAGAACTTACTCGATTGGTATTATGTTTAGGACCAGCTCCTGCTTCTATACTCCATTTACAGGTTACAAGGGGTTCTTCGTAGTCTAATTTCTCACTTCTTTCTTCTAGTTCCTGCTTAATCGACGAATCAAAAAGGGTGTCATAATGGGCCCCAATGAATGGGCCACAGATTTTGCACATCTGTTGAAATTTGCTCAACAATTTGCGGTCTGGTCAAGGGGCTGAGTGAGCTTGCGTGCTCGCTTCAATCAAGCGACGCATGCGCAATATTTTTTCGCTGTTGGCCAAGCTTCTGGAAAACTCTGCGATGCGATTGGGCAACGCAGCGAATTCAATTGAATGCAATTTAAGTTCAGTCAATTGTGGAAGCAAGGTAGCAACGGAAATAGGAACAAGCTATCGGCCAGATCCAAATGTCTAGCTCTTTTTAGCCTGTACATCTCCAGAGAAGCAGGTAGCAGCAGTTACTAAAATTGCAAAAGAGGTAGGCAGTCAGCCAAAATTAATGGCAAAATGAGCTGCAAAGAAATTTGAACAATTTTCGCCATTTGTTGCAAGCtagaaattaattaaaatgcaCTAGGCGCACGCGGCACTGCAACAGCGGCAACATGCCATGAAAATGCACAATAACACATTTTCCGCGTTtctgcagcggcagcagcgcaACTACAGTAAACGCATTTTATTAGCTACACATCCATACAACATGAATGTTTActttgggttttgttttttgttttctttcatttttcccctttttattCGCTTTCCTGCAGTTCGAACTTTATTATTTGAGGCACGTACGACGAAGCGCTGGACAAAAGTGCAACGGCAACCAAGTCGGCCGACCATAgtgcaaataaaaataaaaaat is part of the Drosophila miranda strain MSH22 chromosome Y unlocalized genomic scaffold, D.miranda_PacBio2.1 Contig_Y1_pilon, whole genome shotgun sequence genome and harbors:
- the LOC117191683 gene encoding odorant receptor 49a-like, which translates into the protein MEKQREYQDFIFFANIMSKTLGYDFLDSASLSWQKVLLRCYFFLCIACNCYEASFVALRIIQWESVAGSPSKIMRQAIHFYYMLSAEVKFVTLIIYRKRLCTLILGLQELYPTDDSLRREYEVNRYHLPRTTRYVLYFYYFVMALMALGPLLQSFTMYILQGNDAQFLFLRIFPTRLSFRVDTPLGYAVAYIMDFTYSQFIVNVSLGTDLWMMCVSSQICMHFGYLAKKLAAYLPSRERERADCEFLCSFVQKHQQILSLHKEVNQVFGLLLASNLFTTASLLCCMAFYTVVQGLNAAGISYMMLFASVAAQFCMVSSYGQRLIDLSFSIYMAAYLQNWYDRSIRYKKDLLLIMARAQRPAEISAKGIIVISLDNFKILMSITYRFFAVIRQTVGSDLFRE
- the LOC117191249 gene encoding kunitz-type serine protease inhibitor nigrescinin-6-like, which translates into the protein MCGKGRLLRAMEVASVVLVLGLLLALAGVSEGRPMDLYDDVSDFFDAISLDDVANTGRNTHPEQFCLMPARKGVCRALIPRWRYDPEQKKCVEFKFGGCDGNENNFSSYKDCMSTCEGM